In Bacillus sp. NP247, one DNA window encodes the following:
- a CDS encoding TrkH family potassium uptake protein: MEVAKKQGLYNRLVRLNPPQILALGFFCLIVVGGLLLKLPFATKVHISWVDAFFTATSAATVTGLGVVDTASTFTMFGEIVIMFLIQTGGLGLMTIAILIVWVLGKKIGLRHRLLIGEAFNQTNIGGLVKLVKRVFIFSICIELIGVIFLSMRFIPEFGFGKGLYYSIFHVIASYNNAGFALWPDNLTRYVGDPIINIGICSLIVIGGLGFTVLIDIWYSRSFRKLSLHSKIMIVGTVALNIIAMIVIFVLEYNNVKTLGNLSLNEKLWASFFQGITPRTAGFNTVDYGGMEESSILFTMVLMFIGAGSVSTGGGIKLTTFVILITSVLSFFRKKEDFVLFQRTIKMSTVTRALAIVVASQILIFTAVFVLMLTEDFSFIQLLFETISAFGTVGLTMGITAKLSAFGKCIIMFVMFCGLIGPLTLVFSLARPAKQKIKYPSEDVFTG, translated from the coding sequence ATGGAAGTAGCAAAAAAACAAGGGTTGTATAATCGCCTTGTACGATTAAATCCACCACAAATTTTAGCATTAGGCTTTTTTTGTTTAATTGTGGTCGGAGGATTGTTATTAAAGTTACCGTTTGCAACGAAAGTACATATTAGTTGGGTAGATGCTTTCTTTACAGCTACGTCGGCAGCGACTGTAACCGGTTTAGGTGTTGTAGATACTGCAAGTACGTTTACGATGTTTGGTGAAATTGTTATTATGTTTTTAATTCAAACGGGTGGTCTCGGCCTTATGACGATTGCCATTTTAATTGTTTGGGTATTAGGTAAAAAAATCGGTTTACGCCACCGATTATTAATTGGAGAAGCATTTAATCAAACAAATATTGGTGGTCTTGTGAAATTAGTGAAACGAGTTTTTATTTTTTCTATTTGTATCGAGCTAATTGGAGTTATCTTTTTATCGATGCGCTTTATTCCAGAGTTTGGTTTTGGAAAAGGTTTATACTATAGTATTTTTCACGTTATTGCCTCATATAATAATGCCGGTTTTGCGCTTTGGCCAGATAATTTAACAAGATATGTAGGAGATCCTATCATTAATATTGGGATTTGTTCTTTAATTGTAATAGGGGGGTTAGGGTTTACTGTATTAATTGATATATGGTATAGCCGTAGTTTCCGAAAATTATCGCTTCACTCCAAAATCATGATTGTTGGAACGGTAGCACTTAATATTATTGCGATGATTGTGATTTTTGTATTGGAATATAATAATGTGAAGACTTTGGGAAACTTATCTTTAAATGAAAAGTTATGGGCTTCGTTCTTCCAAGGAATTACACCTCGTACAGCCGGTTTTAATACGGTAGATTATGGGGGGATGGAAGAGTCATCGATACTATTTACGATGGTATTAATGTTTATTGGTGCGGGAAGTGTATCGACAGGCGGTGGAATTAAGTTAACGACATTCGTTATTTTAATTACATCAGTTCTTTCTTTCTTTAGAAAGAAAGAGGATTTTGTTTTATTTCAGCGTACGATTAAAATGTCGACAGTAACGAGAGCGTTAGCAATTGTCGTTGCTAGTCAAATACTTATTTTTACAGCGGTATTTGTATTAATGCTTACAGAAGACTTCAGTTTTATTCAGTTATTATTTGAGACAATTTCAGCGTTTGGCACAGTAGGATTAACAATGGGGATTACTGCGAAGCTATCGGCGTTTGGGAAATGTATTATTATGTTTGTTATGTTTTGTGGATTAATCGGACCGTTAACACTTGTGTTCTCTTTGGCACGACCAGCGAAACAAAAAATTAAATATCCATCAGAAGATGTATTTACAGGATAA
- a CDS encoding imidazole glycerol phosphate synthase, protein MTEKFDEYKKRDRIDSDYSDYKEEYAAEVAPQRIDYDDKDDKDDVRSSAAGSTAGFIALALAILSLFTFPTLFGLVSVLLGIYAYNRGATVTGGIAAIVGGIAALIAILFRVALIGLLFSLF, encoded by the coding sequence TTGACTGAGAAATTTGATGAATATAAAAAAAGAGATCGAATAGATAGTGATTATAGTGACTATAAAGAAGAATACGCAGCTGAAGTTGCACCACAGCGCATTGATTATGATGATAAAGACGATAAAGATGATGTAAGATCGTCCGCAGCGGGATCAACTGCTGGTTTTATTGCTCTTGCTTTAGCAATATTATCATTATTCACATTCCCAACACTATTTGGTCTTGTGTCTGTTTTACTCGGTATTTACGCTTATAATCGTGGAGCTACTGTAACTGGTGGTATCGCTGCGATTGTGGGTGGTATCGCTGCACTCATTGCGATTTTATTCCGAGTGGCGCTTATTGGTTTATTGTTCTCTCTTTTTTAA
- the ytfJ gene encoding GerW family sporulation protein, with protein MTSSILESIKKNNEERVQYIMEHPIENLMKTAMTNLKEMVDVNTIVGSPVSTADGNVVLTVSQVAFGFGAGGSDFKGDFISEKHNNGQGQHKENKQSHPFGGGSGAGVSISPVAFLVVGSNGVQVLHLNSSTHLIEKALNTVPSTVDKFVNGRQK; from the coding sequence ATGACTTCCTCTATTTTGGAAAGTATAAAAAAGAATAATGAGGAAAGGGTGCAATACATAATGGAACATCCAATTGAAAATTTAATGAAAACAGCAATGACCAATTTAAAAGAGATGGTAGATGTAAATACGATTGTTGGAAGTCCAGTTTCAACAGCTGATGGAAATGTAGTATTAACAGTATCTCAAGTGGCTTTTGGTTTTGGTGCCGGCGGAAGTGACTTTAAAGGTGATTTTATTTCTGAAAAACATAATAACGGACAAGGGCAGCATAAAGAGAACAAGCAAAGTCATCCATTCGGAGGCGGAAGCGGGGCTGGGGTTTCTATTAGCCCAGTTGCTTTTTTAGTAGTTGGCTCTAACGGTGTGCAAGTATTACACCTCAATAGTAGTACACATTTAATTGAAAAGGCTTTAAATACTGTACCAAGCACTGTAGATAAATTTGTAAATGGTCGCCAAAAGTGA
- a CDS encoding YkuS family protein gives MARIGVENSLTDVQQALQQQGHEVVSLNSENDAHGCDCCVVTGQDSNMMGIADASIKGSVIKAHGLTTDEICQQVENRT, from the coding sequence ATGGCTAGAATTGGCGTTGAGAACTCTTTAACAGATGTTCAACAAGCTCTTCAGCAACAAGGACATGAAGTCGTTTCACTTAACTCTGAAAATGATGCACATGGATGCGATTGTTGCGTTGTAACCGGGCAAGATTCTAATATGATGGGTATTGCAGATGCATCGATAAAAGGATCTGTAATTAAAGCACATGGTTTAACAACAGATGAAATTTGTCAACAAGTTGAAAACCGCACTTAA
- a CDS encoding DUF3911 family protein yields MACVQIKGTRQEVVEMLQLFDLMDTKGFCKFDNYVEVEPNNRKHNNYTASIDIQSNNSSAQDTLNDQFVSQMLTGVYND; encoded by the coding sequence ATGGCGTGTGTACAAATTAAAGGAACGAGACAAGAGGTAGTAGAAATGCTACAACTATTTGATCTAATGGATACGAAAGGGTTTTGTAAATTCGATAATTACGTTGAAGTAGAACCAAATAACAGGAAACATAACAACTATACAGCTTCAATCGATATTCAATCTAATAACAGTTCAGCACAAGATACATTAAATGATCAATTCGTTAGTCAAATGCTTACTGGTGTATATAACGACTAA
- the ilvE gene encoding branched-chain-amino-acid transaminase: MNEQWIFLNGEFVPKDEAKVSVYDHGYLYGDGVFEGIRVYSGNVFRLREHLVRLYESAKSIMLEIPYTLEEATKIVVETIRQNKLSNGYIRLVVSRGPGNLGLDPDSCMKPNVVVIAEQLSLFPQEYYEKGIPIITVATRRNRPDVLSPQVKSLNYLNNILVRIEAKLAGVQEALMLNDQGYVAEGSGDNVFIVKGNKLITPPSSAGALEGITRNAILEIGEKLGYDVREELFTRHDVYVADEVFLTGTAAEVIAVTTVDGRTIGLGRTGPHTNRLLEEFRKLVVEDGEKIYEENKVG, encoded by the coding sequence GTGAACGAGCAGTGGATTTTCTTAAATGGAGAATTTGTTCCAAAAGACGAAGCAAAGGTTTCAGTATATGATCATGGCTATTTATATGGCGATGGAGTGTTCGAAGGAATTAGGGTATATAGCGGTAATGTTTTCCGTTTGAGAGAGCATCTTGTCCGGTTATATGAATCAGCGAAATCCATCATGTTAGAAATTCCATATACGTTAGAAGAAGCAACGAAAATCGTTGTTGAAACGATTCGACAAAACAAACTATCTAATGGATATATCCGCCTCGTTGTATCAAGAGGACCTGGGAATTTGGGATTAGATCCCGATTCTTGTATGAAACCCAATGTAGTAGTAATTGCAGAGCAATTATCTTTATTCCCACAAGAATATTATGAAAAAGGGATTCCGATTATAACAGTTGCAACGCGTCGCAATCGCCCAGATGTTTTGTCGCCTCAAGTAAAATCTTTAAATTACTTAAATAATATTTTAGTTCGCATTGAGGCGAAACTAGCTGGAGTACAAGAAGCACTTATGTTAAATGACCAAGGATACGTAGCTGAAGGCTCTGGAGATAACGTATTTATTGTGAAGGGAAATAAATTGATTACACCACCAAGTTCTGCTGGAGCGTTAGAAGGTATTACACGAAACGCGATTTTAGAAATCGGCGAAAAACTTGGATATGACGTAAGAGAAGAATTATTTACAAGGCACGATGTATATGTAGCTGATGAAGTATTTTTAACAGGAACAGCTGCTGAAGTAATTGCTGTTACGACAGTAGATGGAAGAACGATTGGTTTAGGTAGAACAGGGCCACATACGAATCGTTTATTAGAAGAATTCCGTAAATTAGTTGTAGAAGATGGAGAGAAAATTTACGAAGAAAATAAAGTTGGATAA
- the ilvB gene encoding acetolactate synthase large subunit, which yields MSSKTEEKLATGAQLLLEALEKEEVEVIFGYPGGAVLPLYDALYDCEIPHILTRHEQGAIHAAEGYARITGNPGVVIATSGPGATNVITGLADAMIDSLPLVVFTGQVATTLIGSDAFQEADIMGLTMPVTKHNYQVRKASDLPRIIKEAFHIARTGRPGPVVIDLPKDMVVEQGERCSDVQMDLPGYQPNYEPNLLQINKLLQAVEVSKKPLILAGAGVLHAKASKELTSFARKYHIPVVHTLLGLGGFPPDDELFLGMGGMHGSYTANMALYECDLLINIGARFDDRLTGNLAYFAKEAIVAHIDIDPAEIGKNVPTEIPIVASAKQALEAILTFKEGEVDHNDWLSLLNSRKEKYPLSYKEHAERIKPQYAIDMLYEITKGEAIVTTDVGQHQMWAAQYYPLKNPDRWVTSGGLGTMGFGFPAAIGAQIAKPEELVIAIVGDAGFQMTLQELSVLKEHSLPVKVFILNNEALGMVRQWQEEFYNRRYSHSLLSCQPDFVALANAYGIKGVRIEDPLLAKQQLQYAIELKEPVVIDCRVLQSEKVMPMVAPGKGVHQMEGVEKR from the coding sequence ATGTCTTCAAAAACGGAAGAGAAACTGGCAACTGGTGCACAGCTATTGTTAGAAGCGCTAGAAAAGGAAGAAGTAGAAGTGATTTTCGGGTATCCAGGTGGTGCGGTTTTACCTCTATATGATGCGCTTTATGATTGTGAAATTCCGCATATTTTAACGAGGCATGAGCAAGGTGCAATTCATGCTGCTGAAGGATATGCAAGAATTACAGGGAATCCAGGAGTGGTAATTGCAACAAGTGGACCGGGTGCTACAAATGTTATTACTGGTCTAGCTGACGCGATGATTGATTCATTACCGCTTGTTGTATTTACAGGGCAGGTAGCAACAACGTTAATTGGAAGTGATGCTTTCCAAGAAGCAGATATCATGGGGCTTACGATGCCGGTGACAAAACATAATTATCAAGTGCGAAAAGCATCGGATTTACCCCGAATTATTAAAGAAGCATTTCATATCGCTAGAACAGGAAGACCGGGCCCAGTCGTAATTGACCTTCCGAAAGATATGGTAGTGGAGCAAGGCGAGAGATGTAGCGACGTACAAATGGATTTACCAGGATACCAGCCTAATTATGAACCGAATCTACTACAAATAAACAAATTATTACAAGCGGTTGAGGTCTCAAAAAAGCCATTAATTTTAGCTGGAGCAGGTGTATTGCATGCGAAAGCATCGAAAGAATTAACAAGCTTTGCTCGCAAATATCATATTCCAGTTGTTCATACATTACTTGGTCTTGGCGGGTTTCCGCCAGATGATGAACTATTTCTAGGGATGGGAGGAATGCACGGTTCATACACCGCAAATATGGCATTATATGAATGTGACTTACTTATTAATATAGGTGCAAGATTTGATGATCGTCTTACTGGAAATTTAGCTTATTTTGCTAAAGAAGCGATTGTCGCACATATAGATATTGATCCAGCGGAAATTGGGAAAAATGTGCCGACTGAAATCCCTATTGTTGCGAGTGCGAAGCAAGCATTAGAAGCTATACTCACTTTTAAAGAAGGGGAAGTAGATCACAATGATTGGCTTTCGTTATTGAATAGTAGAAAAGAAAAATACCCTCTTTCTTACAAAGAACATGCAGAGCGTATTAAACCTCAATATGCAATTGATATGCTATACGAAATTACGAAAGGAGAAGCGATTGTAACAACAGATGTTGGGCAACATCAAATGTGGGCAGCTCAATATTATCCATTGAAAAACCCAGATAGATGGGTAACTTCTGGGGGATTGGGAACAATGGGCTTCGGGTTTCCAGCAGCAATAGGTGCACAAATCGCAAAGCCTGAAGAACTAGTTATTGCAATTGTCGGTGATGCTGGATTTCAAATGACCTTGCAAGAACTTAGTGTGTTAAAAGAGCATTCTTTACCGGTTAAAGTTTTTATTTTAAATAATGAAGCTTTAGGGATGGTAAGACAATGGCAAGAGGAATTTTATAATAGGCGATATTCGCACTCCTTACTTTCATGCCAACCAGATTTTGTCGCACTTGCCAATGCATATGGCATAAAAGGTGTTCGTATTGAAGACCCACTTCTTGCAAAGCAACAATTACAGTATGCAATTGAATTAAAAGAGCCAGTCGTAATTGATTGCCGCGTACTTCAATCTGAAAAGGTTATGCCGATGGTTGCACCAGGGAAAGGGGTTCACCAAATGGAGGGGGTGGAAAAAAGGTGA
- the ilvN gene encoding acetolactate synthase small subunit, with the protein MKRIVTATVRNQSGVLNRITGVMTRRHFNIESISVGHTESSDISRMTIVVHVENEQQVEQLIKQLHKQIDVLKVSDITEEAMIARELALIKVATSVARAELYSLIEPFRAAVIDVGKDSIVVQVTGTQEKVEALIELLRPYGLKEIARTGVTAFTRSMKKQDKQVMLIQ; encoded by the coding sequence GTGAAGAGAATTGTAACAGCGACAGTTCGAAATCAAAGCGGTGTGTTAAATCGAATTACAGGTGTTATGACACGTAGACATTTTAATATTGAAAGTATTTCAGTAGGTCATACGGAATCATCGGATATTTCGAGAATGACGATTGTTGTACACGTTGAAAATGAACAGCAAGTTGAGCAGTTAATTAAACAACTTCATAAGCAAATCGATGTACTGAAAGTATCAGATATTACAGAAGAAGCGATGATCGCTAGAGAACTTGCACTTATTAAAGTAGCAACGTCTGTAGCAAGAGCAGAATTATATAGTTTAATTGAACCGTTCCGAGCCGCTGTAATAGATGTTGGGAAGGATTCCATAGTGGTGCAAGTAACAGGTACTCAGGAGAAAGTAGAAGCGTTAATTGAATTACTTCGTCCATACGGTTTGAAAGAAATTGCTAGAACAGGTGTAACAGCATTTACACGTAGTATGAAAAAACAAGATAAACAAGTTATGTTAATTCAATAA
- the ilvC gene encoding ketol-acid reductoisomerase — protein MAKVYYEKDVTVNVLKEKKVAIIGYGSQGHAHAQNLRDNGFDVVVGLRKGKSWDKAKEDGFSVYTVAEAAEKADVVMILLPDELQPEVYEAEIAPNLQAGNSLVFAHGFNVHFDQVKPPANVDVFLVAPKGPGHLVRRTFAEGGAVPALFAVYQDATGVATEKALSYADGIGATRAGVLETTFKEETETDLFGEQAVLCGGVTALVKAGFETLVDAGYQPELAYFECLHELKLIVDLMYEGGLENMRYSVSDTAQWGDFVSGPRVVTEDTKKAMGEVLAEIQDGTFARGWIAEHKAGRPNFQATNEKENEHEIEVVGRKLREMMPFVQPRVKVGIK, from the coding sequence ATGGCAAAAGTTTATTATGAAAAAGACGTAACGGTAAATGTATTAAAGGAAAAGAAAGTAGCAATCATCGGATATGGATCGCAAGGCCATGCACATGCACAAAACTTACGTGATAACGGATTTGATGTAGTAGTTGGACTGAGGAAAGGGAAGTCATGGGATAAAGCGAAAGAAGATGGATTTTCCGTATATACAGTAGCGGAAGCAGCAGAAAAAGCGGATGTAGTAATGATTCTACTACCTGATGAACTGCAGCCGGAAGTATATGAAGCTGAAATTGCACCAAACTTACAGGCAGGTAATTCTCTTGTGTTCGCACATGGCTTTAATGTTCACTTTGATCAAGTAAAACCGCCAGCTAATGTAGATGTATTTCTAGTAGCGCCGAAAGGTCCAGGACATCTAGTACGTCGTACATTTGCGGAAGGAGGAGCTGTTCCTGCATTATTTGCAGTATATCAAGATGCAACAGGAGTTGCGACTGAAAAGGCACTTTCATATGCAGATGGAATTGGGGCGACGAGAGCAGGTGTATTAGAAACAACGTTTAAAGAAGAAACAGAAACAGATTTATTCGGAGAGCAAGCTGTACTTTGCGGCGGAGTGACTGCACTTGTAAAAGCGGGATTTGAAACGCTAGTTGATGCTGGCTATCAACCTGAACTTGCATATTTTGAATGTTTACATGAACTGAAACTAATTGTTGACCTTATGTATGAAGGTGGACTTGAAAATATGAGATACTCAGTTTCAGATACAGCGCAGTGGGGTGACTTCGTATCAGGACCACGCGTTGTTACTGAAGATACAAAGAAAGCGATGGGGGAAGTATTAGCAGAAATTCAAGACGGTACATTTGCAAGAGGCTGGATTGCAGAGCATAAAGCAGGAAGACCAAATTTCCAGGCGACAAATGAGAAAGAAAATGAACATGAAATCGAAGTAGTTGGACGTAAATTACGTGAAATGATGCCTTTTGTACAGCCCCGAGTAAAGGTAGGGATTAAATAA
- the leuA gene encoding 2-isopropylmalate synthase yields the protein MKQILFMDTTLRDGEQSPGVNLNEQEKLQIARQLERLGINVMEAGFAAASEGDFQSVKRIANTIQNATVMSLARAKESDIRRAYDAVKGAVSPRLHVFLATSDIHMKYKLCMSKEDVLDSIQRSVTLGKSLFPTVQFSAEDATRTSRAFLAEAVEVAIRAGANVINIPDTVGYTNPEEYYSLFKYLKESVPSYEKAIFSCHCHDDLGMAVANSLAAVEGGALQVEGTINGIGERAGNAALEEVAVALHIRKDFYEAESSMTLKEIKATSTLVSRLTGMVVPKNKAIVGANAFAHESGIHQDGVLKEVTTYEIIEPALIGESQNLFVLGKHSGRHAFTEKMKELGYEFTNEERDAVFAAFKKLADRKKEITEEDLRALMLGEAAFSAQQYSITQLQVHFVSNSTQCATVVLKDEEGNMYEDAATGSGSIEAIYNAIQRILGLECDLADYRIQSITQGQDALAHVHVELKEGTHQVSGFGVAQDVLEASARAYVHAAGKLKSFITLVK from the coding sequence ATGAAGCAGATTTTGTTCATGGATACGACGCTTCGTGATGGCGAACAATCACCAGGAGTTAATTTAAATGAACAAGAGAAATTACAAATTGCGAGGCAACTAGAGAGACTTGGTATTAATGTAATGGAAGCTGGATTCGCAGCGGCTTCTGAAGGTGATTTTCAATCGGTAAAACGTATCGCAAATACCATTCAAAATGCTACGGTTATGAGTTTAGCTAGAGCAAAGGAAAGCGATATTCGAAGAGCATATGACGCAGTGAAAGGTGCTGTATCTCCTCGTTTACACGTATTTTTAGCTACGAGTGACATTCATATGAAATATAAGCTTTGTATGTCGAAAGAAGATGTATTAGATAGCATTCAGCGCTCGGTTACACTCGGAAAATCATTATTTCCAACAGTACAATTTTCAGCAGAAGATGCGACAAGAACATCGAGAGCATTTTTAGCTGAAGCAGTAGAAGTAGCGATTCGTGCAGGAGCGAATGTAATCAATATTCCTGATACAGTTGGATATACGAATCCGGAAGAATATTATTCTCTTTTTAAATACTTAAAAGAATCCGTTCCTTCGTATGAAAAAGCAATTTTCTCTTGTCATTGTCACGATGATCTGGGGATGGCAGTAGCGAATTCGTTAGCTGCAGTTGAAGGCGGAGCGTTACAAGTAGAAGGAACGATTAATGGAATTGGAGAAAGAGCAGGAAATGCAGCCTTAGAAGAAGTCGCAGTTGCTCTCCATATTAGAAAAGATTTCTATGAAGCAGAGTCCTCTATGACGTTAAAAGAGATTAAAGCGACAAGTACATTAGTAAGTCGTTTAACAGGTATGGTTGTACCGAAAAATAAAGCGATTGTTGGAGCAAATGCGTTCGCTCATGAATCAGGTATTCATCAAGATGGTGTTTTAAAAGAAGTGACGACATATGAAATTATTGAACCGGCGCTTATAGGTGAATCTCAAAATCTATTTGTACTTGGAAAACATTCTGGACGTCACGCATTTACGGAAAAAATGAAAGAATTAGGCTACGAATTTACAAACGAAGAACGAGATGCGGTGTTTGCAGCATTTAAAAAATTAGCTGATCGAAAAAAGGAAATTACAGAAGAAGATTTACGTGCGCTTATGCTTGGTGAAGCAGCATTTTCGGCACAACAATATAGCATTACGCAATTGCAAGTACACTTCGTATCAAATAGTACACAGTGTGCAACGGTTGTACTAAAAGATGAGGAAGGGAATATGTACGAAGATGCAGCAACTGGTTCTGGAAGTATTGAAGCGATCTATAATGCAATTCAAAGAATTTTAGGATTAGAATGTGACTTAGCGGATTATCGCATACAATCTATAACGCAAGGTCAAGATGCACTTGCACATGTTCATGTTGAATTAAAAGAAGGAACTCATCAAGTATCAGGTTTTGGTGTTGCGCAAGACGTATTAGAAGCATCGGCGAGAGCGTATGTTCATGCGGCCGGAAAATTAAAATCTTTTATTACTCTTGTGAAGTAA
- the leuB gene encoding 3-isopropylmalate dehydrogenase produces MEKRIVCLAGDGVGPEVMESAKEVLHMVERLYGHHFYLQDEYFGGAAIDLTGQPLPQRTLAACLASDAVLLGAVGGPRWDDAKERPEKGLLALRKGLGVFANVRPVTVESATAHLSPLKNVDEIDFVVVRELTGGIYFSYPKERTEESATDTLTYHRHEIERIVSYAFQLASKREKQVTSIDKANVLESSKLWRAVTEEVALRYPDVELEHILVDAAAMELIRNPERFDVIVTENLFGDILSDEASVLAGSLGMLPSASHAENGPSLYEPIHGSAPDIAGKNKANPIAMMRSVAMMLRQSFGLTREGYAIESAISAVLKSGKGTADIGGDATTTSFTKAVIQEMEEQALVGRGR; encoded by the coding sequence TTGGAAAAACGTATCGTTTGTTTAGCGGGTGATGGTGTTGGTCCGGAAGTTATGGAAAGCGCGAAGGAAGTATTGCATATGGTAGAGAGGCTATATGGACATCATTTTTATTTGCAAGATGAGTACTTTGGCGGAGCTGCTATCGATTTAACTGGGCAACCATTACCACAGCGAACACTTGCCGCTTGTTTAGCGAGTGATGCGGTTTTACTTGGAGCGGTTGGTGGACCACGGTGGGATGATGCGAAAGAAAGGCCAGAGAAAGGATTATTAGCTTTAAGAAAAGGACTTGGTGTATTTGCGAACGTTCGCCCTGTAACAGTAGAAAGCGCAACTGCACATTTATCGCCATTAAAAAACGTAGATGAAATTGACTTCGTTGTCGTTCGTGAACTAACAGGCGGTATTTATTTCTCTTATCCAAAAGAAAGAACGGAAGAATCGGCAACTGATACACTTACGTACCATCGTCATGAAATTGAACGTATCGTGTCGTATGCTTTTCAATTAGCGAGTAAGAGAGAGAAACAAGTAACCTCTATTGATAAAGCGAATGTTTTAGAATCTAGTAAATTGTGGAGAGCTGTTACGGAAGAAGTAGCTCTTCGTTATCCTGATGTTGAATTAGAGCACATTTTAGTAGATGCAGCTGCTATGGAGTTAATTCGGAATCCAGAACGTTTTGATGTAATTGTAACCGAAAATTTATTCGGTGACATTTTAAGTGACGAGGCTTCTGTATTAGCAGGGTCATTAGGAATGCTTCCATCAGCGAGCCATGCGGAAAACGGGCCGTCTTTATATGAGCCTATTCACGGATCAGCACCAGATATTGCAGGGAAAAATAAAGCGAATCCAATTGCGATGATGCGTTCAGTTGCGATGATGCTCAGACAATCATTTGGATTAACGAGAGAAGGGTATGCAATTGAATCCGCAATTTCTGCAGTTCTTAAATCTGGAAAAGGTACAGCTGATATTGGGGGAGATGCGACGACAACTTCATTTACAAAAGCGGTTATTCAAGAAATGGAAGAGCAAGCGCTAGTAGGGAGAGGACGATAA